A window from Bacteroidota bacterium encodes these proteins:
- a CDS encoding DUF2330 domain-containing protein, producing the protein MRPTKLSLDPRWFQVIFQAIFLSYGIFFLSWNADWLHYIISIGGCLMFQYSADSIKAKRFLRINEFDRWGFSVLISAMSLCLLLKTNYWYISLLAAFLTVTSKYIFRFNHKHLFNPSAFGIIAVMLLTKEAWLSPGQWGSNTVIFFGVITLGTIVVTRVQKLDISLAFLLTFIGLLYWRQVYVLGWPMDHFLHSISTGSLLLFTFFMISDPRTSPNHPVARILWAMLIAVVAFYLAAFKWKYNTVIWVLVAAAPLVPLLDAVFKSKEFKWTTTTLSFNLIYKLKQIVMKPILKKGAAAIILMAMISHEAAAFCGFYVSKADGTLKNKTSQVIIVRDGNRNVITMYNDFKGNLKDFAMVVPVPVVLQKKDIKVVEQSIFNTLNEYSKPRLVEYYDQNPCDQREYYKSMRDSQGAMSEVVVTANGIKKKQETVKIEARYLVGEYDILILSAKESTGLKTWLDENGYKIPDGAEEVLEPYIKSNLKFFVVKVNEAEKKKLPGNFLRPIQISFSSPKFMLPIRLGMANADGDQDMIVYAFTKKGRIEATNYRTISLPTGKNVPLFVKNNFGNFYANLFQHQWDKEGKALAMLEYAWDVSPKNYVKCDPCVATAPSTQDLVQAGVWWINRDWNDYGDVDQQEEDYSDKVYFTRLHVRYNRKSFPQDLMFQVTPNIENYQARYVITHPATGDFACDAGKKYLKELKQRRADEMEMLTYLTGKNYSDWDVVIEEPEEKYIPVEAKYATLAPLINDKSKRDKGVLYATIGIVGLISLAGFRRKGKSS; encoded by the coding sequence ATGCGGCCAACAAAGCTTAGCCTCGACCCCCGCTGGTTCCAGGTAATTTTCCAGGCAATTTTTCTGTCCTATGGTATTTTTTTTCTGAGCTGGAATGCAGACTGGCTCCATTATATCATCAGCATCGGTGGCTGTTTAATGTTTCAATACAGTGCCGATTCGATCAAAGCAAAACGTTTTTTACGAATAAATGAATTTGACCGTTGGGGTTTCAGTGTCCTGATCAGTGCGATGAGTTTGTGTTTATTACTTAAAACAAATTACTGGTATATCAGTTTACTTGCTGCTTTTTTAACGGTTACTTCAAAGTATATTTTCAGATTTAATCACAAACATCTTTTCAACCCTTCAGCATTTGGGATCATTGCAGTAATGCTTCTTACAAAAGAAGCGTGGCTGAGCCCGGGACAGTGGGGAAGTAATACCGTTATTTTCTTTGGTGTAATAACACTCGGTACAATTGTAGTAACCCGTGTTCAGAAACTTGATATTTCATTGGCGTTCCTGCTTACGTTTATCGGCTTACTTTATTGGCGGCAGGTTTATGTGCTCGGCTGGCCAATGGATCATTTCCTGCATTCAATAAGTACTGGCAGCTTATTACTATTTACATTTTTTATGATCAGCGATCCCCGCACTTCGCCCAATCACCCGGTAGCAAGAATACTTTGGGCCATGTTGATTGCAGTAGTTGCATTTTATCTCGCCGCTTTTAAATGGAAGTATAACACAGTGATCTGGGTACTGGTTGCAGCAGCTCCGCTTGTTCCATTACTGGATGCAGTTTTTAAATCAAAGGAATTTAAATGGACGACAACAACTCTTTCTTTTAATCTTATTTATAAACTCAAACAAATAGTCATGAAACCAATTTTGAAAAAAGGAGCCGCTGCTATTATTCTTATGGCAATGATCAGCCATGAAGCCGCTGCGTTTTGCGGATTTTATGTAAGCAAGGCCGACGGCACATTAAAAAACAAAACATCCCAGGTAATTATTGTGCGGGATGGTAACCGGAATGTGATCACTATGTACAATGATTTTAAAGGCAACCTGAAAGATTTTGCCATGGTCGTGCCGGTGCCGGTTGTCTTACAGAAAAAAGATATTAAAGTAGTAGAGCAATCCATTTTTAATACACTGAATGAATATAGTAAACCGAGATTGGTTGAATATTACGACCAGAATCCATGCGACCAGCGGGAGTATTACAAATCAATGCGGGACTCGCAGGGTGCAATGAGCGAGGTTGTGGTTACTGCTAACGGAATTAAGAAAAAGCAAGAAACTGTAAAAATTGAAGCAAGGTATTTAGTAGGAGAATATGATATATTAATCCTCTCTGCAAAAGAATCAACAGGATTAAAAACATGGCTGGATGAGAATGGTTATAAAATACCGGATGGTGCAGAAGAAGTGCTTGAACCTTATATAAAAAGCAACCTGAAGTTTTTTGTAGTGAAAGTGAATGAAGCAGAAAAGAAAAAATTACCCGGTAATTTTTTGCGTCCCATTCAGATCAGTTTTTCTTCTCCCAAATTTATGTTGCCCATCCGCCTCGGCATGGCTAATGCGGATGGCGACCAGGATATGATCGTATATGCGTTTACAAAAAAAGGCAGAATAGAAGCTACGAATTACAGAACCATTTCATTGCCTACCGGTAAAAATGTTCCGTTGTTTGTAAAAAACAATTTTGGCAACTTTTATGCAAATCTTTTTCAGCACCAATGGGATAAAGAAGGCAAAGCGTTGGCAATGCTTGAGTATGCATGGGATGTAAGCCCGAAGAATTATGTGAAATGTGATCCTTGTGTTGCAACCGCACCATCAACGCAAGATTTAGTACAAGCTGGCGTTTGGTGGATCAACCGTGATTGGAATGATTATGGAGATGTGGACCAGCAGGAAGAAGATTATTCAGACAAAGTTTACTTCACAAGACTGCATGTTCGCTATAACCGCAAATCATTTCCACAAGACCTGATGTTCCAGGTAACACCCAATATAGAGAATTACCAGGCAAGATATGTTATTACACATCCGGCTACAGGTGATTTCGCTTGTGATGCAGGAAAGAAATACTTAAAAGAACTGAAACAGCGCCGTGCTGATGAAATGGAAATGCTTACTTATTTAACAGGTAAAAACTATAGCGATTGGGATGTAGTGATTGAAGAACCAGAAGAAAAATATATACCTGTTGAAGCTAAGTATGCAACACTTGCTCCTTTAATAAATGATAAATCGAAGAGAGATAAAGGAGTTTTATACGCGACAATTGGTATTGTTGGATTGATCTCTCTCGCTGGCTTCAGACGAAAAGGAAAAAGTAGTTAA